GCAAAGATCGCGTTCTAGGCTGCAAAGCGCCTTTTGGATACTCTCTTTAAATGTCCTACCAATCGCCATGACCTCACCAACTGACTTCATCGCAGTGCCTAGATATGGGTTTGATCCTGGGAATTTCTCAAATGTAAAGCGCGGAATCTTTGTCACGATGTAGTCGATCACCGGCTCAAAGCTAGCAGGCGTGCCTGTGATATCATTTTTGATCTCATCTAGGCTAAAACCAACTGCAAGCAGTGTCGCAACCTTTGCGATCGGGTAGCCAGTAGCCTTACTAGCAAGCGCTGAGCTGCGGCTAACGCGTGGGTTCATCTCGATAACGATCATACGGCCAGTTTTTGGATCTATGGCAAACTGCACGTTGCTGCCGCCGGTATCAACGCCGATCTCACGAAGTATGGCAAAGCTAGCGTCACGCATAGCCTGATACTCTTTATCTGTGAGTGTTAGTGCTGGAGCGACTGTGATGCTATCACCTGTATGCACGCCCATTGGGTCAAAATTTTCGATCGAGCAGACGATAATACAGTTGTCATTCCTATCTCTGATAACCTCCATCTCGTACTCTTTCCAGCCAAGCAAGCTCTCTTCTATCAAAATTTCATGTATCGGGCTTGCGTCAAGGCCGGTGTTGGCTAGCTCTTTAAACTCATCCATATTATAAGCCACGCCGCTTCCTGCACCACCAAGCGTATAGCTAGCTCTTATTATTAGCGGGAAGCCTATCTCGTTTGCCGCATTTAGCGCGTCATCCATGTTATAAGCATATCTACTCTCAGGCAGGTCCATGCCGATCTTTTGCATGGTTGCTTTAAAAATTTGTCTATCTTCGCCCTTTTTTATCGCTTCTGGGTTTGCACCAAGAAATTTAACATCCTTTAAAAGACCACTCTCAAAGACCTCCATAGCGGCATTTAGCGCTACTTGACCGCCCATAGTTGGCAAGATAGCATCAATATTTTCTTTTTCAATGATCTTTAAAATGCTATCTTTTGTGATCGGCTCTATATACGTTGCATCGGCGAAATTTGGGTCAGTCATGATGGTGGCTGGGTTTGAGTTGATAAGCACTACGCGGTATCCAAGCTCTTTTAGCGTCTTGGCTGCTTGCGTGCCTGAGTAGTCAAATTCGCAGGCTTGACCGATGACGATAGGGCCTGAGCCGATTAGCAAAATGGTATTTATATCTGTTCTTTTTGGCATCATTTTTCCTTTGTTACAACGTATAGGTAGTTTGGTATGTTTATCTTTGCATAGGGCTCTACTATCACGCTTTGATAGGAGCTCTCTTTTAAAATTTTACTCACGCGCCCTACTGGCACCCCACTAAAAAATATCCCGTCAAGCCCGCTCGTAAAGACCTCGTCGCCCTCTTTTGGGCTGAGCCATTGTGGGATAAATTTCACCATTATTTGGCCTTGATTTCCATGCGCGACGCCTGGAATTTTGTCATTTCCTATATAGACTGCAAATATACTTTTTGGGTCATTTTGCAAGTAAGCTAGCGGCTTGCCGTCTTTTGCGATAACGATGCCAGCGCTGCTTCCTTGATAGATGAGTCCGTAAATTTTATTTGGGTCGTATCCTTCAAACTCGCTTATCCAAATTTTATTATAATCCCCGATATGCACGTAGCTAAGCCCTTTTACTAGCTTTACAGCTGGGGCGTAGGCAGTTGAGTTTTTATCTTTTAAAATTTGATTTAGCTCGTTTGCAAAAGTAGATAGAAGCGTGGCTGAGCGCTCTAGCTCTTTGTTTTGCGCTCTTAGTTTTTCTATCTCGCTAGCCTGCCTAAAATATTCGTTTATATAA
This genomic stretch from Campylobacter concisus harbors:
- the mreC gene encoding rod shape-determining protein MreC, which codes for MKSKIVLFVFIALLAGASMFKGEILSNISIKFSNYAINSYDNFAKSVKDYINEYFRQASEIEKLRAQNKELERSATLLSTFANELNQILKDKNSTAYAPAVKLVKGLSYVHIGDYNKIWISEFEGYDPNKIYGLIYQGSSAGIVIAKDGKPLAYLQNDPKSIFAVYIGNDKIPGVAHGNQGQIMVKFIPQWLSPKEGDEVFTSGLDGIFFSGVPVGRVSKILKESSYQSVIVEPYAKINIPNYLYVVTKEK